In one window of Aceticella autotrophica DNA:
- a CDS encoding LytR/AlgR family response regulator transcription factor yields MIKFRAIIVDDEQPAREELIYLLSDYKDIEIIGEADNGLSALKLIQELKPEIVFLDINIPKINGCDVAKDISLNGELPYVIFTTAYDTHAIEAFEIGAIDYLLKPISQQRLYKTLEKIKNYYKKKLDLENSIKITGEILTKKVEKLAVEKNDRIKLIDLEEIVFAKAYSGKVLIKTKNNTFIYKGTIKNLEEKLKSNTFFRAQKSYIVNLNKIVEVIPWFKGTYWLVMEDDKKTQITVSKSQIKKLKLLIGIFN; encoded by the coding sequence ATGATTAAATTTAGAGCAATAATTGTTGATGACGAACAACCTGCAAGAGAAGAACTAATATATCTTCTTTCTGACTATAAGGATATAGAAATTATAGGCGAGGCTGATAACGGTCTTTCTGCATTAAAATTAATACAGGAATTAAAGCCGGAAATTGTATTTCTTGATATAAATATTCCTAAAATAAACGGATGTGATGTAGCAAAAGATATATCTTTAAATGGAGAACTTCCATATGTCATTTTTACAACTGCTTATGATACGCATGCAATAGAAGCTTTTGAAATAGGCGCAATTGATTATCTTTTAAAACCAATAAGCCAACAGCGACTTTATAAAACATTAGAGAAAATAAAAAACTATTATAAGAAAAAGTTAGATTTAGAAAATTCCATTAAAATCACTGGTGAAATTTTGACAAAAAAAGTTGAAAAACTTGCTGTTGAGAAAAACGACAGAATAAAACTTATTGACTTGGAGGAAATTGTGTTTGCCAAAGCCTACTCAGGTAAAGTATTAATAAAAACCAAAAATAATACTTTTATTTACAAAGGAACTATAAAAAATCTTGAAGAAAAACTTAAAAGTAACACATTTTTCAGAGCACAAAAAAGTTATATAGTAAACTTAAACAAAATTGTTGAAGTAATTCCTTGGTTTAAAGGTACTTATTGGCTTGTTATGGAAGATGATAAAAAAACACAGATCACTGTTAGCAAATCTCAAATTAAAAAGCTAAAACTCTTAATTGGTATTTTTAACTAA
- a CDS encoding sensor histidine kinase — translation MPELLLRLAERFSIIALLAFILSKAEFFKKIIYDKPASKKDLFITMIIFGVIGISGTYIGLPIKGAIANTRAVGPIVAGLIGGPIVGLGAGLIAGIHRIFLGGFTAIPCGISTILEGLVGGLIRKYYKSKFISWKLSFIVGFIGEALQMLIILATAKPFSKALELIKLIGLPMIIVNATGITIFIIIIKSVFDEKEKISAMQAKIALEIATKTLPYLRKGLNKESAQKVAEIIYDSTNVSAVAITDKKEILAHVGTASDHHKSGMPILTQATKEAIKNNKMYIVKTKDGIGCPHKDCLLTSAVIVPLFKYNKLIGTLKLYKGGNKFRNNTISNTEIELAKGLSHLMSYQIEIADAEYQRKLATEAKLSALQSQINPHFLFNALNTVISFIRTKPDEARELLINLSEYFRHNLKNIGKYISISQELNNLNAYFYIEKARFGNKLHIEQDIDESVLLYQIPSFILQPIVENSIKHGISCKSEGGKILIKIKEEESYIFFYVEDNGIGIKPQKQKKLLKQGFGSGAGIGLYNINERLITLFGSECSLNIESQQNVGTKVFYKVPKINLKRDEIYD, via the coding sequence ATGCCGGAACTATTATTAAGACTTGCAGAAAGATTTAGCATAATAGCGCTTTTAGCTTTTATACTCTCAAAAGCTGAATTCTTTAAAAAAATAATTTATGACAAACCTGCAAGTAAAAAAGACCTTTTTATAACTATGATTATTTTTGGAGTAATTGGTATTTCAGGTACTTATATTGGGCTCCCGATAAAAGGTGCTATAGCAAACACAAGAGCTGTAGGTCCTATAGTAGCAGGACTTATAGGAGGACCTATAGTAGGTTTAGGAGCTGGTTTAATTGCAGGAATTCATAGAATTTTCTTAGGAGGATTCACAGCAATACCCTGTGGAATATCTACTATTTTAGAAGGCCTTGTAGGTGGACTTATTAGAAAATACTATAAAAGCAAATTTATTTCTTGGAAATTATCATTTATAGTTGGGTTTATTGGAGAAGCTTTACAAATGCTGATTATTTTAGCAACTGCAAAACCTTTTTCAAAAGCTCTGGAATTGATAAAATTAATAGGATTACCAATGATAATAGTTAATGCAACAGGAATAACCATATTCATAATAATTATAAAATCTGTATTCGATGAAAAAGAGAAAATTTCTGCCATGCAAGCAAAAATTGCCCTTGAAATAGCAACAAAAACTTTACCCTATTTAAGAAAGGGATTAAACAAGGAATCAGCACAAAAAGTAGCCGAAATTATATATGATTCAACAAATGTTTCTGCAGTCGCAATTACCGATAAGAAAGAAATTTTAGCACATGTAGGCACTGCTTCAGACCATCATAAATCTGGAATGCCAATACTCACACAAGCAACTAAAGAAGCCATAAAAAATAATAAAATGTACATTGTAAAAACAAAAGATGGAATCGGATGTCCACATAAAGACTGTTTACTTACATCGGCAGTTATTGTACCACTTTTTAAATACAACAAATTAATTGGAACTTTAAAACTGTATAAGGGCGGAAATAAATTCAGAAACAATACCATTTCAAATACAGAAATCGAATTGGCAAAAGGTCTCAGTCATTTAATGTCATATCAAATAGAAATAGCTGATGCTGAATATCAAAGAAAGTTAGCTACTGAAGCAAAATTAAGTGCTCTTCAGTCACAGATTAATCCCCATTTTTTGTTTAATGCATTAAATACTGTAATATCCTTTATAAGGACAAAACCTGATGAAGCAAGAGAACTACTAATTAATTTAAGTGAGTATTTTAGACATAATTTAAAAAATATTGGAAAATATATTTCTATATCTCAAGAACTAAACAATTTAAATGCATATTTTTATATTGAAAAGGCACGTTTTGGAAATAAACTCCATATAGAACAAGATATAGATGAAAGTGTATTATTATATCAAATACCTTCTTTTATACTTCAGCCTATTGTTGAAAATTCAATTAAACATGGAATATCATGTAAATCTGAAGGAGGTAAAATTTTGATTAAAATAAAAGAAGAAGAGTCCTATATATTTTTTTACGTAGAAGATAATGGTATTGGTATAAAACCACAAAAGCAAAAAAAACTTTTAAAACAAGGATTTGGAAGTGGTGCCGGTATCGGTCTTTATAATATAAACGAAAGACTTATAACACTATTTGGTTCCGAATGTTCTCTTAATATTGAAAGCCAGCAAAATGTTGGAACAAAGGTGTTTTACAAAGTTCCAAAAATTAATTTGAAAAGAGATGAAATATATGATTAA